ACCCTTTTATTTTAGGCATGCCCTAATAAACGAAAATTCCAGTTCTCGACTTCGCCCGTAGCTAAACGTTGGAGAATTTTATCGCGCCAGCTTTTAGATAGACGCTCTTGCGCGATCAACTGCTCTAAACCAGAACGATTCAAAGGATCGCCAAAATAACGCTCACAAACTGCAAGAATAGAGAGCGGATTTTCCACTCGTTCAATTAACACCAACGGCTGTTCAACACTGACAACGCCGGGTTGAATCACGCGGTATAACCAACCACAGCGACTGATCTCTTGCATATCGACCGAGAAATTCTCTACGCCCCAACGCTGACTTAACTTCATACATGGTGAACGGGGCTGGCTC
This window of the Vibrio panuliri genome carries:
- a CDS encoding MOSC domain-containing protein, translated to MSQQYRLSGVYVGQVAERFGMKTAIDKSAVSGEIYLSETGLAGDECAETKFHGGVERALHQYPAEHYQYWAKKYHSEHEWQAPGMGENISASGMSESDVCIGDRYQWGEAIIEVSQPRSPCMKLSQRWGVENFSVDMQEISRCGWLYRVIQPGVVSVEQPLVLIERVENPLSILAVCERYFGDPLNRSGLEQLIAQERLSKSWRDKILQRLATGEVENWNFRLLGHA